In Primulina huaijiensis isolate GDHJ02 chromosome 6, ASM1229523v2, whole genome shotgun sequence, a single window of DNA contains:
- the LOC140978481 gene encoding crocetin glucosyltransferase, chloroplastic-like, with protein sequence MNSRHVLLVTYPAQGHINPALRFAQRLIHIGIDVTFVTTVHARRRMVKASAGDAPKGLNFETFSDGYDDGFKPSDDFNRYMSELRNSGSRNLKDIIVATSERGRPVTCLVYAILIPWAAEVAREVHVPCALLWIQPATVLDVYYYYFRGFEDEIKENSDDPSWKIQFPGIPYDFSKGDLPSFILPSSSERYSFALPSFKEQIDALDLETKPKVLVNTFDALEPDALKSIENYEFIGIGPLIPPAFLSDGQVSSDKSFGVDLFQKSDDYIEWLNSKPDSSVVYVSFGSLLNLPKSQMEEIARGLLDSKRPFLWVIRAKQDDNIEEDEKLSCMEELGSLGKIVPWCSQLEVLTHKSLGCFVTHCGWNSTLESLSCGVPMVAFPQWTDQGTNAKLIEDVWKVGVRVKVNENGVVESDEIRSCIEQVMDGGERGRELRENGRRWKVLARKSMEEDGSSNNNLKAFLQEIRIK encoded by the coding sequence ATGAATTCCCGCCACGTCCTCCTCGTCACATATCCGGCGCAAGGACACATCAACCCTGCGCTTCGGTTCGCCCAAAGACTCATCCACATCGGGATTGATGTCACCTTCGTCACAACCGTGCATGCGCGGCGGCGCATGGTCAAAGCCTCCGCCGGAGACGCCCCTAAAGGCCTCAATTTCGAGACATTTTCTGACGGCTACGACGATGGCTTCAAGCCTAGCGACGACTTCAACCGCTACATGTCGGAATTAAGAAATAGTGGCTCGAGAAATTTGAAAGATATAATCGTCGCTACGTCAGAGCGAGGCAGACCCGTCACTTGCTTGGTGTACGCCATCCTGATCCCATGGGCGGCGGAGGTGGCGCGCGAGGTTCATGTCCCTTGTGCGCTTCTTTGGATTCAACCGGCCACCGTGTTGGACGtgtattactattattttagaGGTTTTGAAGATGAAATAAAGGAGAACTCTGATGACCCCTCGTGGAAAATTCAGTTCCCCGGAATCCCATACGACTTCTCCAAAGGTGATCTTCCATCTTTTATACTTCCTTCGAGCTCCGAAAGATACAGCTTCGCGCTTCCATCTTTCAAGGAGCAAATCGATGCCCTCGATTTGGAAACGAAACCGAAGGTTTTAGTCAACACTTTCGATGCGTTGGAGCCTGATGCTTTGAAATCCATCGAGAACTATGAGTTTATCGGGATCGGACCCTTGATCCCTCCTGCTTTCTTATCGGATGGTCAAGTCTCGTCGGACAAATCATTCGGGGTCGATCTTTTTCAGAAATCAGATGATTACATTGAATGGTTGAACTCAAAGCCGGATTCATCAGTGGTTTATGTCTCATTTGGCAGTTTGTTGAATCTTCCAAAATCACAGATGGAAGAGATCGCAAGAGGCTTATTGGATTCTAAAAGGCCATTTCTATGGGTTATTCGAGCTAAGCAAGACGACAATATTGAAGAAGATGAGAAGCTGAGTTGTATGGAGGAACTTGGAAGTCTTGGGAAAATAGTGCCGTGGTGTTCCCAGCTGGAGGTTCTGACACACAAGTCGTTAGGGTGCTTCGTAACACACTGCGGATGGAACTCGACTTTGGAGAGCCTGTCGTGTGGCGTGCCGATGGTGGCCTTTCCTCAATGGACGGATCAAGGGACGAACGCGAAGCTGATCGAAGATGTGTGGAAGGTAGGGGTTAGAGTGAAAGTGAATGAGAATGGCGTGGTTGAGAGTGATGAGATCAGGTCTTGCATCGAGCAAGTGATGGATGGAGGTGAACGTGGGAGAGAATTGAGGGAGAATGGTAGAAGATGGAAGGTTTTGGCAAGAAAATCTATGGAGGAAGATGGATCTTCTAACAACAACTTGAAAGCATTTCTTCAAGAAATTCGGATTAAATAG